Part of the Deltaproteobacteria bacterium genome, GGATCATGTCGAAGCCTTCGCGGGTCGGCGCGTCGACCGCCGCGCGGCTGGTCCCGTACAGGTTGCCCTGGTACTCCGCCCATTCCAGGAATGCGCCGCTCGCGACGAGCGCGCGGAATCCGGCTGCGTCGACGAAGTGGTAGTCCACGCCGTCGCGCTCGCCGGGACGCGGGCGGCGCGTGGTGTGCGAGACCGAGAAGCGAACGCCCGGGTCGGCTTCGAGCACGCGGCGGACCAGCGTGCTCTTGCCCACGCCCGACGGGCCGGAGACCACGAAGACGTTGCCGAGCCGGACGCGGCTCACGGCTCGAGACCCGGGTCGTCGCGCCCGGCCAGGCGCAGCGCCAGCGTCTCGGGCTGAACCGCGGAGAGCACGACGTGATCGGAGTCCGTGACGATCACGGAGCGCGTCTTGCGCCCCTGGGTCGCGTCGACGAGCTTGCCGCGCTGGCCGGCCTCTTCGCGCAGGCGCCGGATCGGCGCGGCGGCCGGGCCGACCACCGCGACGACGCGCGCGGCGACCACGACGTTCCCATAGCCGACGTTCAAGAGCTTCACTCTACGTTCAGGACCTGCTCGCGCAGCTTCTCCTGCTCCGTCTTCAGATCGACGACGGCGCGGGACAGCGCCGCGTCGGCCGACTTGCTGCCGATCGTGTTCGTCTCGCGCCCGATCTCCTGCAGCACGAACTCGAGCTTGCGGCCCACCGCGCCCGGCGCGTCGAGCGTCTCGGCGAACTGCTCCAGATGGCTGCGCAGGCGCACGGTCTCCTCGGTGACGTCCTGCCGATCGACGTAGAGGACGACCTCCTGCTCGAGCCTCGCGGGGTCGGTCTCGAGCTCGGGCGCGAGCGCTGCGAGGCGCTTCTCGAGCCGGCCGCGCAGCCCGGCCAGAACCGCAGCCGCGCGCGTCTCGACCTGGCCGACCAGCGCCTCGATCCGCGCGAGCCTCCCGCGCAGCTCGCGGAGCAGCGCCTCGCCCTCGCGGCCGCGCATCTCCGCGGCGGCCGCGCAGGCGCTCGAGATCGTCTCGAGCAGTCCGGCCTCGAGCGCCTCGATCTCGAGCTCGGGGTCGCGCAGGCGCGCGACACCGGGAAGCGACAGAAGTCGGGCGGCCGAGAGATCCGACGGAAGCTGCAGCTCGCTCACCAGCGCCTGCGCGGCGTTCGCGTAGCGGCGCGCGGAGTCGAGGTCGAGCTCGAGACGCGGCGAGAGCTCGCCCTCTTTCGGGAAGCGCACCGAAATCTCCACCTGCCCGCGCTCGAAGA contains:
- a CDS encoding guanylate kinase; translated protein: MSRVRLGNVFVVSGPSGVGKSTLVRRVLEADPGVRFSVSHTTRRPRPGERDGVDYHFVDAAGFRALVASGAFLEWAEYQGNLYGTSRAAVDAPTREGFDMILEVEVQGAKQLQARLPDAVRVFILPPSLEVLEARLRERNTEDDVVTRRRLEIAREELAYAEQCQHRIVNDSIDKAIDELLRVIRDARRERA
- a CDS encoding YicC family protein; amino-acid sequence: MTGFGRADGPLGLSAEVRTVNSRHLEVRVRLPRELAALEREARAEASRFFERGQVEISVRFPKEGELSPRLELDLDSARRYANAAQALVSELQLPSDLSAARLLSLPGVARLRDPELEIEALEAGLLETISSACAAAAEMRGREGEALLRELRGRLARIEALVGQVETRAAAVLAGLRGRLEKRLAALAPELETDPARLEQEVVLYVDRQDVTEETVRLRSHLEQFAETLDAPGAVGRKLEFVLQEIGRETNTIGSKSADAALSRAVVDLKTEQEKLREQVLNVE
- a CDS encoding DUF370 domain-containing protein, whose product is MKLLNVGYGNVVVAARVVAVVGPAAAPIRRLREEAGQRGKLVDATQGRKTRSVIVTDSDHVVLSAVQPETLALRLAGRDDPGLEP